The following proteins are encoded in a genomic region of Pyrus communis chromosome 11, drPyrComm1.1, whole genome shotgun sequence:
- the LOC137709293 gene encoding U-box domain-containing protein 6, whose amino-acid sequence MEELVLHNLFSGDRAAQIEAATELGKLKSKQRHKLAERGVMVPLISMLHSEDVEAIEASLFSLLSLAFGSERNKSRIVKSGALPALLNLLRCESRAVIELTIAAFLILSSCKGNKLPIASAGAIQLIVELLNQDYAEGISLQARLDGIATLHNLSTCHQIIPSLVTSGIVFSLQQIFHGLEKSNQLAEKAIALLDDIVSSSETALEETAATCGAIQALVETIEEGSTKSKEHAARILLLICQSCREKYRGLILREGAMPGLLQLSVDGSWTAKTTARELLFLLRDCSNYGSRNKQSRNKVIEQIMEEIDAEGERVAGTSTSAQRLVEEMLSKISIGR is encoded by the exons ATGGAGGAGCTGGTGCTGCACAACCTGTTTTCCGGCGACCGGGCGGCGCAGATTGAGGCAGCGACGGAGCTGGGTAAGCTGAAGAGCAAGCAGAGGCACAAGTTGGCAGAGAGGGGCGTTATGGTCCCGTTGATTTCGATGCTGCATTCGGAGGATGTCGAAGCCATTGAAGCTTCTCTGTTTTCTCTACTTAGTCTTGCCTTTGGTAGTGAAAG AAACAAGAGTAGAATTGTGAAGTCCGGGGCTTTACCGGCGTTGCTAAACCTCCTCCGCTGCGAAAGCAGGGCGGTGATCGAGCTCACGATAGCGGCTTTTTTGATCCTTTCGTCTTGCAAGGGAAACAAGCTACCGATTGCATCGGCCGGAGCCATCCAACTAATAGTTGAACTTCTCAATCAAGACTATGCTGAAGGCATCAGCCTGCAAGCCAGACTCGACGGCATAGCCACGCTGCACAACCTCTCGACCTGCCATCAGATTATTCCGTCTTTAGTTACTTCGGGCATAGTGTTTTCGTTGCAACAAATATTCCACGGCTTGGAAAAATCAAACCAACTGGCTGAGAAGGCAATCGCGCTACTTGACGACATCGTTTCTTCATCCGAGACTGCGCTCGAGGAAACTGCAGCTACGTGCGGTGCAATCCAGGCACTAGTTGAGACAATTGAAGAGGGATCGACGAAATCCAAGGAGCACGCAGCGAGAATCCTCCTGCTTATATGCCAGAGCTGCAGAGAAAAGTACAGAGGACTGATACTGAGGGAAGGAGCAATGCCGGGACTGCTTCAGCTGAGCGTCGATGGGTCGTGGACGGCTAAAACCACGGCACGGGAGTTGCTGTTTCTTTTGAGAGACTGTTCCAACTATGGTTCGAGAAACAAGCAGTCGAGGAACAAGGTTATAGAGCAGATTATGGAGGAAATCGATGCCGAAGGTGAGAGAGTTGCGGGGACAAGTACATCGGCACAGAGGCTGGTGGAGGAGATGCTTTCAAAGATCAGCATCGGACGATGA
- the LOC137709294 gene encoding uncharacterized protein, which produces MSSTSNRPINPPPPPTNLNCHRRHRRKKKNTHPILDNPDPDPHSEPESSHPPPPAAPEPEPEPKPQTEPSPSSPLPTDDPHVRIAMYVAMAHAGLAFSLALLYGVTKLLQGYWRPIHWAILCSMPLRELHTALVSFWSHSLNLGLFETLIAIPIAALRATTASLVDSHTAIQCCLLRRRPNCRKRQIRFSKLVQWLISFALFVIVYESIGIISVPAFAMACFVAYALGYRSILIDPGVATTLSAISSVRRSGRLKFKNTNNTNSNSNSPANFGGKISRCITSMMLNRLKTAVAIGLITVMIVGSVLGFFFFSYKIAIEGKGAVISLKAHLEEMNYDYAGRVGLKKWMNANQVPELIDDYATKFFETVSQNIDSLAAHYNVTEVVDSVRHYLSTNQDQIHNPMSNSNESGRNFSSSISTNGDDQPNFSEKFRGIQSRVRNREWGVIHRDIDGLFGEFMSSITREDLAEKTKDFLLQGLDLSRRVLASGTMVVAGGANLLFFMAVSLVSGAAGLFNFFFELTVFFWLLYYLITTDSGGVMDHVLGMLPLSKSTRVRCAQVLDHAVSSVLLAAAKVTFFQGSLTYLLFRFYQIHFLYMSTSLALMSAVLQITPAWFLSIPAALQLAMEERYVEAVLVTVVHQILLEYGTAAIQDEIPGQNAYLTGLSILGGIALFPSMLEGAIMGPLLMTVMIAFKNLYVEFVLASGKEATAH; this is translated from the exons ATGTCATCAACCTCTAATCGTCCGATTAATCCTCCCCCTCCTCCCACAAACCTCAATTGCCACCGCCGCCACCGTCGCAAGAAGAAAAACACTCACCCCATCCTCGATAATCCCGATCCCGACCCGCATTCCGAACCCGAATCCTCCCACCCTCCACCACCAGCCGCACCAGAACCCGAACCCGAACCCAAACCCCAAACCGAACCATCACCGTCGTCGCCATTGCCGACCGATGACCCTCACGTTCGGATCGCGATGTACGTGGCGATGGCCCACGCGGGCCTCGCCTTCTCGCTGGCCCTCCTCTACGGCGTCACGAAGCTCCTCCAAGGCTACTGGCGGCCGATCCACTGGGCGATCCTCTGCTCGATGCCTCTCCGCGAGCTCCACACCGCCCTCGTCTCCTTCTGGTCCCACTCCCTCAACCTCGGCCTATTCGAAACCCTAATTGCCATCCCGATCGCCGCCCTCCGCGCCACCACCGCCTCCCTCGTCGATTCCCACACCGCCATCCAGTGCTGCCTCCTTCGCCGCCGCCCCAACTGCAGAAAGAGGCAGATCAGATTCTCCAAGCTCGTTCAATGGCTCATCTCTTTCGCTCTCTTCGTCATCGTATACGAGAGCATTGGCATTATCTCCGTCCCGGCTTTTGCCATGGCTTGCTTCGTCGCCTACGCTCTCGGTTACAGAAGCATTCTGATCGATCCAGGCGTCGCCACCACTCTCTCCGCCATCTCCTCTGTTCGCCGCAGCGGcagattaaaattcaaaaataccaATAATACTAACAGCAATAGTAACTCCCCCGCTAATTTTGGCGGGAAAATTAGCCGGTGCATAACGAGCATGATGCTCAACAGGTTGAAGACGGCGGTGGCGATTGGCCTGATCACGGTGATGATCGTGGGATCTGTGTTgggattctttttcttttcgtaTAAGATCGCAATTGAAGGGAAAGGAGCTGTGATTTCACTCAAAGCACATTTGGAAGAGATGAATTACGATTACGCCGGGAGGGTCGGATTAAAGAAATGGATGAATGCAAATCAGGTTCCGGAATTGATCGACGATTACGCCACCAAGTTCTTCGAAACTGTTTCGCAGAACATCGATTCTCTGGCGGCGCATTACAATGTGACGGAGGTTGTTGACAGTGTTAGGCATTACTTGAGTACAAATCAGGATCAGATTCATAATCCCATGTCGAATAGTAATGAATCGGGCCGCAATTTTTCGAGTAGTATTAGTACTAATGGTGATGATCAGCCTAATTTTTCGGAGAAGTTTCGTGGCATTCAATCCCGGGTGAGGAACAGAGAATGGGGCGTGATCCATAGAGATATCGACGGCTTGTTTGGAGAATTCATGTCATCGATCACAAGGGAAGACTTAGCGGAGAAAACGAAAGATTTCTTGCTGCAGGGGTTAGACCTTTCCAGAAGAGTACTCGCTAGCGGAACAATGGTTGTGGCCGGAGGAGCAAATCTGTTGTTTTTCATGGCAGTCTCGCTCGTTTCAGGGGCTGCAGGATTGTTCAATTTCTTCTTTGAATTGACGGTGTTCTTCTGGCTTTTGTACTACCTAATCACTACTGATTCCGGCGGCGTTATGGATCATGTCCTTGGAATGCTGCCCCTTTCAAAATCCACAAGGGTTCGGTGTGCTCAAGTGCTTGATCACGCTGTCAGCAGCGTGCTGTTGGCCGCTGCAAAGGTCACATTCTTTCAAGGGAGCCTTACGTATCTCTTGTTTCGATTCTACCAGATTCATTTCCTCTACATGTCCACATCCCTCGCTCTTATGAGCGCTGTTTTGCAAATTACACCGGCTTGGTTCTTGTCCATTCCGGCTGCGCTGCAGCTGGCCATGGAAGAGAGATATGTCGAGGCAGTTTTGGTGACGGTGGTTCATCAGATTCTGTTGGAATACGGCACAGCAGCTATCCAAGATGAGATTCCGGGACAGAACGCCTACCTCACTGGCCTTAGCATACTTGGGGGCATTGCTCTTTTCCCCTCCATGTTGGaa GGAGCGATTATGGGTCCTCTGCTGATGACAGTGATGATTGCCTTCAAGAATCTGTATGTAGAATTTGTCCTTGCTTCTGGAAAAGAAGCCACTGCTCATTGA
- the LOC137709403 gene encoding putative pentatricopeptide repeat-containing protein At3g01580, producing the protein MKRRDVLANLLASCNSAKSVAQLHSQTLKAGLSHDSFFAAKLNALYAKYESLGQARKVFDETPHRTVYLWNAMLRSYCREDRWEETLCLFRSMMSESRGNEEKPDNFTIPIAMKACARLRALACGKIIHGFVKKHEKVALDMFVGSALVELYSKCGEMGEAVKAFDEFPQPDVFLWTSMVTGYEQNGDPEEALEFFSRMVMVGRINPDRVTLVSAVSACARLSNFRIGSCVHGVSIRNGFNSNLSLGNALLNLYAKTGSVKTATRLFMKMPEKDVVSWSSMIACYTHNGDVIEALNLFNEMIDMRTEPNSVTLVSALQACALAGNLEEGKKIHEIATRKCFELDIKVATALIDMYMKCSAPEKAVDLFKRMPEKDVVSWAALLSGYAHNGMAYKSIGVFRDMLSYETKPDAVAMVKLLAACSELGILQQAFCLHAYVIKRAFKSNIYVGASLIELYSKCGSIDNAVLLFEGITDKDVVIWSAMIAAYGVHGQGEEALKVFDRMVKHTDVKPNDVTFLSILSACSHSGLVEEGIEIFNTMLHEYQLKPGPEHYGIIVDLLGRAGELDKAMEIVETMPNPIAPHVWGALLGACQIHNNTKLGEVAAKSLFRLDPNHAGYYILLSNIYAMDNKWENVTNLRTLIKEKGLKKMSGQSVVEVGSDIRSFVAGDRLHLDSDQIYGVLGKLEVKMREEGYVPNVDLLLHDMADAV; encoded by the coding sequence ATGAAAAGGAGGGACGTCCTTGCTAATCTGCTTGCATCATGTAACAGCGCGAAATCAGTGGCGCAATTGCACTCTCAAACCCTCAAAGCCGGCCTTTCCCATGACAGCTTCTTTGCCGCAAAACTCAACGCTCTCTACGCAAAATATGAGTCCCTCGGTCAGGCCCGCAAGGTGTTCGACGAAACGCCCCACAGAACTGTCTATCTCTGGAACGCCATGCTCAGGAGCTACTGTAGAGAGGACCGATGGGAGGAGACATTGTGTCTATTTCGTAGCATGATGTCTGAGTCAAGAGGTAATGAGGAAAAGCCTGATAATTTCACCATTCCCATTGCTATGAAGGCGTGTGCGAGGTTAAGGGCGCTAGCGTGTGGAAAAATAATACATGGGTTTGTGAAGAAACATGAGAAGGTTGCATTGGATATGTTTGTAGGTTCTGCATTGGTTGAATTGTATTCCAAATGCGGAGAAATGGGCGAGGCTGTGAAAGCGTTTGACGAGTTTCCACAACCGGATGTGTTTTTGTGGACTTCTATGGTTACTGGATATGAGCAGAATGGTGATCCTGAAGAAGCATTGGAGTTTTTCTCCCGAATGGTGATGGTGGGGCGCATTAATCCTGACCGAGTGACGCTTGTTAGTGCTGTTTCGGCTTGTGCTCGGTTATCAAATTTTAGAATTGGAAGTTGCGTGCATGGTGTTTCTATTAGGAACGGGTTCAACTCTAATTTATCTTTAGGTAATGCGTTGCTAAATCTATATGCAAAGACGGGTTCTGTCAAAACTGCCACTAGGTTGTTCATGAAGATGCCGGAAAAAGATGTGGTTTCCTGGAGCTCCATGATTGCGTGTTACACTCATAATGGGGATGTAATAGAAGCGTTAAATCTTTTCAACGAAATGATTGATATGAGAACCGAACCTAATTCAGTGACTCTGGTAAGTGCATTGCAAGCATGTGCGCTGGCAGGTAATTTAGAGGAAGGTAAGAAGATCCACGAAATTGCTACTAGGAAGTGTTTCGAGTTAGATATCAAGGTAGCTACAGCCCTGATTGATATGTACATGAAGTGCTCTGCACCCGAAAAAGCAGTTGATCTCTTCAAAAGAATGCCAGAGAAAGATGTGGTTTCGTGGGCTGCCTTGTTGAGTGGGTATGCTCATAACGGAATGGCATACAAGTCTATTGGGGTCTTTCGCGACATGCTATCATACGAAACTAAGCCTGATGCCGTTGCTATGGTCAAGCTTCTTGCAGCTTGTTCAGAATTAGGGATTCTTCAACAAGCTTTTTGCCTCCATGCTTATGTGATTAAACGCGCCTTCAAGAGTAACATCTATGTTGGAGCTTCACTCATAGAGTTATACTCGAAATGCGGCAGCATAGACAATGCTGTCCTATTATTTGAAGGGATAACAGACAAAGATGTCGTTATCTGGAGCGCGATGATTGCAGCTTATGGAGTTCATGGACAAGGAGAAGAAGCTTTAAAAGTATTTGATCGGATGGTTAAGCACACAGATGTCAAGCCAAATGATGTAACATTTCTCTCGATTTTATCTGCGTGTAGCCATTCGGGTTTGGTTGAAGAAGGCATCGAGATATTCAACACGATGTTGCATGAATACCAACTTAAGCCTGGACCTGAGCACTACGGGATAATTGTTGATCTTCTTGGCCGGGCAGGAGAGCTGGACAAGGCAATGGAAATCGTTGAGACAATGCCCAATCCAATTGCACCGCATGTTTGGGGAGCCTTGCTTGGTGCATGCCAGATTCATAACAACACAAAGCTTGGAGAGGTTGCAGCAAAGAGTCTTTTTCGGTTGGATCCTAATCATGCAGGGTATTACATCCTGCTCTCAAATATATATGCCATGGATAACAAATGGGAAAATGTGACAAATCTCAGAACTTTGATAAAGGAGAAGGGGTTAAAGAAGATGTCCGGGCAGAGTGTTGTCGAGGTGGGGAGTGACATCCGTAGTTTTGTTGCCGGAGATAGATTGCACCTTGATTCTGATCAGATTTATGGAGTGCTAGGAAAATTAGAGGTGAAAATGAGAGAGGAAGGTTATGTTCCCAATGTCGATCTCCTGCTACACGACATGGCTGATGCTGTCTAG
- the LOC137708276 gene encoding disease resistance protein RPV1-like translates to MNTSSLALATAAAGSSSSRRSNCWKYEVFLSFRGEDTRTGFTDHLSIALRSAGITTVIDYKLKKGENIQREIDRQIEGSRIAVVVFSKSYAESRWCLRELSMIMRCREDQEGKVVYPIFYDVDPSKVRKQSGSIGEAFQKHERDEDPNEVEQWRKDLKASADLVGRNLETTADRREGEFIQKVVGDINGLRKTSDLKEAKHSVGIAFRVEEFSTKYLDVGGSHDVQIIGIWGMGGIGKTTLARTIYSTYHHSFHGQCYLEEVRSKKKNMVSLQEQLLRDILKWPDIKISSVAEGTKEIEKRLGSMKVLIVVDDINDADQLDELAIEHDSFGPGSRIILIARDEQVLNIQKVEKKYKAQTMTDEEALELLSWHAFGNHCPDKEYIELARGVVDYCGGLPLALKVVGRLLATKKSKSIWKSTLDKLRIIPHGKIHETLRLSYDGLSDDHVKGVFLDISHFFINWHGTHVMAILDSCSGFCVESEIKTIQDRCLLDFDSPKFRMHDLIRDMGREIVRAECAMEPGKRSRLWHHVDVTSMLRDESGTEAIRGLTLVLPEKSDEHPFRTKAFKKMRHLKFLQLNYVKLTGRYRHLSKELRVLLWQGFPLEVIPKDFDLRNLLLIDLSNSKLVRVWVDSDQLPKKLKFLYLDHSRNLTQLPDFSKLPHLESLGLNSCKSVSEGYHLLAQLKMLEYLDLRDCNITDDAIVASLRSLSSLCSLLLDGNGFHRLPILSGLSQLTSLYLNHCTSLEAIPDLPTSMHTLEANYCTELEIMPKLPEMSQMMDLRMKDCRKLKDIPNLDNFLCNMRTLHMEGCTSLTATFKENILLKWKGDVIGGLSLSVNDIPRRLPYVARADETVEIEVPTNFDYKGGLAVCIIYSSHNSDCTGSLCLHVVNRTQRTCFHIWPMVTTVTASHECYLWLGNLTNKKLNLKGGDRVRVLADFIETEDDHQIKVKKTGVRIVELEFVASDLIDVDYKLVPYESDEDTDEVQPCKRFKVI, encoded by the exons ATGAATACCAGCAGCCTCGCCCTTGCAACCGCCGCCGCCGGTTCGTCTTCCTCTCGGCGTTCAAACTGCTGGAAGTACGAGGTGTTCCTGAGCTTTAGAGGCGAGGACACACGCACTGGGTTCACAGACCACCTCTCCATTGCGTTACGCAGTGCCGGAATCACCACGGTCATAGACTACAAGCTCAAAAAGGGGGAGAATATACAGAGAGAAATTGACCGACAAATCGAAGGATCGAGGATCGCGGTCGTCGTCTTCTCAAAGAGTTACGCGGAGTCCCGATGGTGCCTGAGGGAGCTGTCGATGATCATGAGGTGCCGAGAAGATCAAGAGGGGAAAGTAGTCTATCCTATATTCTACGACGTTGACCCTTCGAAAGTGAGGAAACAGAGCGGTAGTATTGGGGAAGCATTTCAGAAGCATGAAAGGGATGAAGACCCAAATGAGGTCGAGCAGTGGAGAAAGGATCTTAAGGCTTCTGCAGATTTGGTTGGCCGGAATCTTGAAACCACTGCGGACAG GCGTGAAGGAGAATTTATCCAGAAAGTTGTTGGGGACATCAACGGACTACGAAAAACCAGCGACTTAAAAGAAGCCAAGCACTCAGTTGGTATAGCTTTTCGCGTTGAAGAATTCAGTACTAAATACTTAGATGTTGGAGGTTCACATGATGTTCAAATAATTGGAATTTGGGGTATGGGCGGCATAGGTAAAACAACGCTTGCTAGAACCATTTATAGCACATACCATCATAGTTTCCATGGTCAATGTTACCTTGAGGAGGTGaggagtaaaaagaaaaatatggttAGTCTGCAAGAACAACTTCTTCGAGATATTTTGAAATGGCCTGACATTAAAATAAGTAGTGTTGCCGAAGGGACCAAGGAGATAGAGAAAAGACTTGGAAGCATGAAGGTACTCATCGTAGTTGATGACATAAATGATGCGGACCAATTAGATGAATTGGCGATAGAACATGACTCGTTTGGTCCAGGAAGTAGGATTATTTTAATAGCAAGAGATGAACAAGTGCTGAATATACAGAaggtggaaaaaaaatataaggcaCAAACGATGACGGATGAAGAAGCTCTTGAGCTCCTTAGTTGGCATGCGTTTGGAAATCATTGTCCTGATAAAGAATATATTGAACTTGCAAGAGGTGTTGTTGATTATTGTGGAGGATTGCCGCTAGCTCTTAAAGTCGTAGGCCGTTTGTTGGCTACGAAAAAGAGTAAAAGCATATGGAAAAGTACATTGGATAAATTGAGAATTATTCCACATGGAAAAATTCATGAAACACTTAGATTAAGCTATGACGGGCTAAGTGATGATCATGTGAAAGGTGTGTTCCTTGACATATCTCATTTCTTTATTAACTGGCATGGAACTCATGTCATGGCAATATTGGATAGTTGCAGTGGCTTTTGTGTAGAATCAGAAATCAAAACCATTCAAGATCGGTGTCTTCTAGATTTTGATTCACCAAAATTTAGGATGCATGATTTGATTCGAGACATGGGAAGAGAAATTGTGCGGGCAGAATGTGCTATGGAACCTGGAAAACGTAGTCGATTGTGGCATCATGTAGACGTAACAAGCATGTTAAGAGACGAATCT GGAACGGAAGCGATTAGAGGGCTAACTTTAGTGTTGCCAGAAAAATCAGATGAGCATCCCTTCCGCACAAAAGCATTTAAGAAGATGCGGCATCTGAAATTTCTCCAACTCAATTATGTAAAGCTCACTGGACGCTACCGTCATCTTTCCAAGGAGTTAAGAGTATTGCTTTGGCAGGGATTTCCTCTAGAGGTCATACCCAAAGATTTTGATTTACGAAACTTACTTCTTATTGACTTGAGCAACAGCAAGCTTGTCCGAGTTTGGGTGGATTCCGATCAG TTGCCGAAGAAGTTGAAGTTTCTTTATCTCGATCATTCCCGTAACCTGACTCAATTACCTGACTTTTCAAAACTCCCACATCTCGAGAGTTTGGGCCTCAACAGCTGTAAGAGTGTGTCTGAGGGTTACCATTTACTTGCACAACTGAAGATGCTTGAGTATTTAGATCTTAGAGACTGCAATATAACGGATGATGCCATTGTTGCAAGCCTTCGGAGTCTATCTTCTTTATGCAGTTTATTACTAGATGGAAATGGTTTTCATAGGCTACCCATCCTCAGTGGCCTTTCCCAGCTTACATCTTTGTATCTAAATCATTGCACAAGCCTTGAGGCAATCCCAGATTTGCCGACAAGTATGCATACACTGGAAGCGAATTACTGCACTGAACTGGAAATAATGCCCAAGCTTCCAGAGATGTCGCAAATGATGGACTTGCGAATGAAAGACTGCCGCAAACTCAAAGATATTCCAAACCTGGATAACTTCTTGTGCAACATGCGTACCCTTCATATGGAAGGGTGCACCAGTCTCACTGCTACTTTTAAGGAGAACATCCTATTG aaatggaagggggatGTAATTGGTGGACTTTCTCTCTCTGTAAATGATATTCCTCGCCGGTTACCCTATGTTGCGCGAGCTGATGAAACTGTCGAAATTGAAGTGCCGACTAATTTTGATTATAAAGGAGGGTTGGCTGTGTGCATCATCTATTCTTCGCACAACTCAGACTGTACTGGGTCCCTATGCCTTCATGTTGTTAATCGTACCCAGCGAACATGTTTTCACATTTGGCCAATGGTGACCACCGTAACTGCTTCCCATGAATGTTATCTTTGGCTGGGAAATCTTACAAACAAGAAGCTCAATCTGAAAGGTGGCGACAGGGTTCGTGTGCTTGCAGACTTTATTGAAACAGAGGATGATCATCAAATTAAGGTGAAGAAAACAGGAGTGCGTATCGTAGAACTGGAATTTGTAGCTTCAGATCTGATAGATGTGGACTATAAGCTTGTGCCATATGAGTCTGATGAAGATACTGATGAGGTCCAACCTTGCAAAAGATTTAAGGTTATCTGA